The Oncorhynchus masou masou isolate Uvic2021 chromosome 2, UVic_Omas_1.1, whole genome shotgun sequence genomic sequence cgtggtcaggcttctcgcCTAACGTACCTCTTCTTTCTCGTTCAGTGGGCGCGCTGCTGTAACTGGCGCGCTGCCTTTCCAGAGCGCgcgctgatgctgtaactagtaaATTGTTTGTCTCCTCTTTCTTCAGGCGCGTGCTGCGCCGCATTCTATTGTTATGTAAACGATCtgctgagccttggatacagacAGTATTGCTCCGAACGCGCATCACTCGATCGTTACAGCCAGtagtgatccccccccccccccccaaactttTCTCATCTGATCTACATGAATCATGTAGGTCACCTATTTTGGCTTCAAAACGAAAGGTGACTAGTTTGCATCCCTGCAACTCAGTGGGAGTGTGCAGTATAGTGTTGAGGCGAGAGAGGTCTTACTGGGAGAGGCTCTCCTGCACCAGGGTGCCCTGCCCAGAGAGGTGCAGCAGACGCAGGGTGTGGGCAGGGGTCAGGGTGGGCACGCCTTGGTTCTCTGCCTCTGACATTGTGCTGTCCACCCCTGtgcctacagagagagagaactccatTATCATCTGTTAATTTTGCAATCAATTGTTCATGTCAACTGTTGATAACAGTTGTGACTGCTCGCCTTCAAATTGTTTTGTGAACAACAGACTACACTTGTTTTAACCTCTTCCAACAAGAGCTGCTCAAACTGGAGAAGTGCTGTAAGCCCTGGCAGTATATGTCTATAACACAGACGGATAGTTTGGATGGGTGGATAGATGGGTGGCCCACCTGTCTTGTCAGTGTCGAATAGGTCCTCCTGAGAGGACAGCAGCTCAGAGTCGTCCCCTTTGGGATCCTGGTCCTCGGAGGCCTGCAGGCCCTGGGAGTGGAGCAAAGCCTGGACACTCAGTTCCCGGCCAGCACGACCCAGGGGCTCCGACGAGCTGCTAGAGCTCACCTCCGACCTGGGGCAAGAACCAgacactttatttaactaatgcACAATTCCAAATCAACGCTTAGACCTTTTATTTACTGCTGGAGATCTGAGAGAAGTTGATGTGTAAAGCAATATGGTGAACATTCCACCTAGCCTATTGGGCAAGTTGGACTCATTACCATATTGCTTACATCTATCAAATCTTCCCAGAGCTCTACAGGTGCATAAGATATTGACTAGGAATCGATTTGGGATTGAGCAACGGAACTAGCATGTGTAAATCTGTGAGGTATGGATTGATCATTTTGGGGCCGAATCCTAGCTTTATAAAATGACTACCAATGTCCCACTAACATCAATGTGTGATTCACGTGAATCTTACAATTAAGGTGTGCACTTTTCATGTTCAGATTCAGCCCTTCTTATtaaaaggcccaatgcagccgtttttatctcaatatcaaataatttatgggtaacaattaagtatctTACTGTgaatgttttcaattaaaatggtcaaaagaaacaaaaatagctaaTTAACCGCCtgttgatgtcaccaggcaggtgAAAActtcatcccaccaaaacaggcagacattTCAGGCGGCCTTTTCAAACAACTCTTATGCTAAAAGGGCatcatcataattttcacaatttcaggaTTATTCAAACCAGACAATGAtgaaatgtatataaaacacaggaaatcatATTTTGGACTGCACTGGACCTTTAAAGCTTCACTCTCGAGCCCTTGTGGTACACGGAGGCTTTATGACTAAATATGATCTTGTAGGTACGTATCCTGGATATGGATATTCTCACCTCTTGGATTTTCTGTCCTGACTGCCTGAAGGCAAGCCCCTGGTTGTGTTCTTCTGTTCACCTAGTGACAACAAAACAATGACAAGTCAACAAAATATGTTTCACTTTGGTCAAGATTTCAACTGGGTCCAATTcactgtagcaaaacattttgcaatgtaAAATACAAATACGTCTGTGTTCTTATTCTTCATGGACATGTtcagggtcatattcattaggcacactgtagaaaaacattttgcaacagaaaatgaaATAAAAGCTCATTTCTTACCGGACAAGTTCGGGTAGTTCCTTTCCGTTTTCCTCAGAAGTTCAGTTTGttgcctaatgaatacgacccaggtAGTACCACCCTGTTTCTCCCCGTTTAAAATGGTTTTCCACCTACTAAACACGACCATGGACTCAAGAGAAGTAAAGATAACTTAGTATTGTTACCTGACTGGTtgtgtctctggctgtctgtctgggcaGCAGTAgggccctcctcctcctgactgTTCCCCACCACTTCACCCGGACCCTGGCTCTCAGAAAGCTCCAGAAAATCTAACTTGGACACTCCCCCTAAAATACACACAACATACAGCTCAAAATCATGATTCATGAAATGCAATACTGATCTGGTGATGACGAAAAAGTGGCACAGCCTAAAAATAATGTTTCCAACAAGAGCATCGATGGAGCATTTCAAAACTTacacagctacagtatattatctcaGAGACATGTCTCAGATGGTTATTTCTTTCTCTGTTAAAAACTGCTCATACCTTCAGGCTGGGCACAGTGTGTAGTGGAGTCCGCCCCAGACTCCGTGGCCATGTCTTCTGTAGCACACCTGATGGTTTCAGGGATCAAGATGTCAACGTAAAGCAGACTATTGCTGAATTCCAAACCGACCCCTAGCCTGCCCCCTACAACCTAGCTACCTCTGTAGATTGGAGGTGATTGGAAAGATAGAAGCGTTATAGAGTCATCTTGCCTTCTGATTGGTTAGGTGGAAATGTCACCATATTGCGTCCACCtatccaatcctctcagatctacagTAGTGTCTAGGTAGTAGACAGGGGCCAGGGTCCATTTGGAATGCAGCATACTTCTCAAACATCTCAGCTGGCTGTCTCAATGCTCTTACAAACGCTTCAATTCACTGCATCTTGGTGACAATGTTATCCTAGTACCTACCTCCTTGTATTGGTGCAAACTTCTAGGACTTGACTTTCCTCCTGGTTGACTAAAGAAAAAACATTCAATAGGTTTAAGACAGAATATAATGTCTGCTATGGGGAGACAAATGCTATCAACTGCTTTCAATGTTACCAGCGCTATCAATAGGCTATATGACTGTTATTACTCTGATAATGGCTGCAATGGTTGAAAACAGAGTTTACATTTCACACTTAATATTTTCTGTGCCCTTAACTTAGCAGCCTGGACTTTTAGTGTTTCTGAGGGTATATTAGTTTGCTATAGGAGTGACCAACACCCCACTAAATGTTCCAAATCTATGTAAGCGGCAGGGTTCGAACACGAGTTTCCTGCACACCATAAGAGTGCATTATCCCACTAAAAAAAACAATGCAAATCTTCAGGTCCCAGGCAAGGATACTCATCACAGCAGTCACATACAGAGAACCACAGCTTCAAATGGTGAGGTGTCGTATGTATCAAACGTATCAGAGTAGGAGTGCCgatttaggatcagtttggccttttagaTCCCAGTGAATaggattacatggagagggggaactgatcctagatcagcactcgttCTCTGAGATGCCTTATACATACGGCCCCAGGTATCCAATCTCTGTCCTTTGTGGTCACAGTTTGAGAGACCAACCTGGCCCGTTGTGATTGTTGTTCTGGACCCTCTCTGATTGGCTGTCTGTCTCAGAGTATCGGTTTCCTGCCGGAGAGGACATCAGCTCCtggggagagagaaggctggATTCAGTGGCCCTGTTCATATTAGAACAACAGGCATCACTCCTTCCCATGAAGTAGGACAAGTACTGATCTGACACGACTGGATTATTTGATGAAAACCCTGCTGTCACCTATCCAATTGTGTCAGTATTGACTCCATGGCAGGTAGGATGGAGGGATGCATCTTAAATGGATTCAAATTGAGCCAAGTGATATTTTTTGCTTTTGACAACTGACTTGAGATCTGTTATCCCCACACTTCTAACATTAATGAATATGAGCTTCACAACAAAACCAGTCCTACATCAGTTGTAAAGACTTATAGAGGTAAGTAATGTCATGTCACAACCTAAGTTGATATGCCCCAAAGTTCCATTGAGGTCATCGGACAACAAACTAAGGTAGCAGGAGGGACTTAGCCTTGGTGAGTCTATTTCTGTTCTCTTGCTTGACAATGGAGTGGGCAAAAACACAAACtgatctggtaccaggctaggAGGAACTGACAAAAACAATACCCCTATCGTCTCCCCTCCCTGTATGACTGAAAAGCATATTACCGCCTCTCAAAAGATCTCTAGACCTTTATGTTACAGGATGCAACGTTAGCGTACTTGCCCTCCGAGTCGCTGGTTCAAGCCCTGCTCTGGCTGGCTGTCCTCGGGGGCTACTCTCCCGATACCCACGCTGCAGTCAGAAATGACCATTATGGATACATCAAGTGACATTGGTGCAAGTAGGGCAAAGTAATTCTACAGATAGGCAACCTCCCAAGCCCCCAGTCATATATATCCTAGAGATATTTTAATCTAACGTTAtggctctctctcttcatctacgATACTACTCCTGCCAGTAGACATGGATCATTTTGGCACAGGAGGTTCACTGTAACTGTAACCACAGTTGCTGGTTCAAGCCCATCTTCACTCGTTACCTCCCGCTGTCTCTACACGGTGCTACTCACCAGTACTGGGCTGTGGGAGGTGGCAGGCTGCAGGCTGGACAAGCGGCGGGCGAGCAAGGCGCGGTAGCTACTGTCCGGGTCGTCCTCCAGTGCCGCACTGTCGGGCTGGGAGTCCTCCACGATCAGGCACGGGTTCTCTGCATGGGGCAGACTCGAATCCAGGTCACTTCCGCTAGGATCCATCGGGTTATGGCATACAAGGACAGCAGGTAGCGTAGCTGCTGCGCCAAAACAAAGAGCGAATGCAGATATTATAGGAACAACTGCCCGACTGTTAGGTAAACATGATCAATATAATACAACTGAATCGATCCGTCTGGTGCCATGGACTTGCAGTCCCCTTTCCGATAAATAGCTAGTTAGAAGACCATAACAGAATTTGCTAGTCGAACAAGCTAGCTACCGATAACGAGTTAGCCTAGCTACGTTTAGGAAGTGAGAGCACAGCACATGACTGAGAGCGAAACGTCGAGCCAACTAGTTAGTCCATTAAAAAAGCCATGTATAATATTTATTCACTTAGCTAGCTAGTCTGCTAAAAAATATTATTTCATAATTACGATTGCAACCACAATTTGAGCTGGTGTTCTTTTGGCATAGCTCGTTACCTTGGTGGTCCAACAACTAGCCCAATAATTTCATTAGCCCATCCCCCTTTCGCCGTAAAACTACACATAGGGATGGTTATGATTGATCTGGGACGCTTCTGGCTCTGTCGTCATACCAAAACAGTTTGAAGACGCGGTTTGAGACGCTTGCTGAGTAAAACATAAAACAGCAAAACTACTAGCGTTATATTCTACAGCTTGTTATATTTCACGAAATCGTAACATTTGTAAACAAGGCTGTTCTGGCAGCAGAACTTCGAAATCGGAAACCCGCAAAGCATTCACAGGGGAAATATTTGGCATAAACATACGACAGCTTAGCTAACTATCTAATGCTAGTTAGTTAACGTCGTTCACCAGAATTGAACACCTAGCTACGGACCTTCAAAATGCAATGTTGTGTTTGGGGGTGCAAGGCCCAATATCGGAaaggaggagggttagggtttttCCGATTCTCTACTGGAGAGAACGAAATTGCTCAAAGTCAAAGGAAAACTTGGATAAAAATGGTGAAGATTGAAAACCCCGAACCAGATCTGCCTTCCCGTTTGGGTGGTAAATTGGTACTCCGAATGGGAAACGACTGGCACCCTACTACCTCCTCTCGCATTTGTGGGAGGCACTTTGTTTTAAGTAAGTTGATGGTCAGTTCGTAGCCAACAGATCCTACCCGCTTTCTTACAGCTGCGCTAGGATAGGACAGGCTTCCGGTGTAGATTAAGACAATTGAGGGGGTGAGGTATGGCATGGAAAACATACCTCAATCCAGATTTGAGAAATTCGTTGTTCTCTGAATTGGCCCATTATCCCAACTGTTACACCTAGAAGATTGAACAAATGCAACAAAAAAATAGCATCTCAAACTTCTCGGTGTAACAGTTGGGATAATGGGACAATTCGAAGAACAACTAATTTTCCATCCCTGGATTGAGGTACATTAAGCCATTTCTAATCTAAACAAGCCTGTCTGACCCTAGTGCAGCTGTAAGCAAGCTGGTCGATCTGCTGGCCAGTCAGTTTGATGCATTCCCTATGACAGTGGTTGGCTTCCCGACAAAGAGCGAGCAAGCTACAGAGTTTTCATGAAGGAAGTGATGTACAGTAAACTGTCAAAGACAGTTCACACGGGCAACTGCGTAGAACACCACATTTCCAGTGCAATAATTTAAGTGTCTGTCTGAAGAGACTGAAACCTAATTTGAGTTCATATTTCAGAAAAACCAAACCTACATCCGGACCACCCTGACTTTGCCCCATCCCTCTTCCTTCGCCCAGAGGATGATGCCTTGAGTCCGAACACAGCTCAGACAGAAGGGAAAAGAAACCTGCAGAGCTATGACAGGGCAGTGAAGAAGAAGAAGTGCCTTGACCTTAGTGAGGTTGGAGGTGCTGACCTGAGGGACAGTTATGCTGACGCCACAGAAGAAACTGAAGAGCAGGACCTGGGCACCTGTGTATCGTGTGAGGTCCTGAGGAAGTCCTTAAATGATTTGCAGTCCAGGCATGATGCTCTGCAAGTCGAAGCTGTCAATCTCAGGGCGGAGAGAGACTTTTACAAAGATAGCACATCTCAATCCCCTCTCTTTGTTGACACCTTTACAGACAGAGACAATCAAATGCATACAGTGAGAGAAGTGCCAAGCATGGCTAAACCAAATGGTATGAACCAACAATGTACTGGGATGGTTGAGGAGCCATGTCTTATGGAGGTTGAGGGGTCATGTTCTGTGAAGGTTGAGGAGCTTTGTCCTGTGAAGGTTGAGGGGGACTATGATCAAGTGTTGATTAAGGAAGAGGAACAACAGGTCCAAATAGAACTTTGTAGCCCCTTGGCTAGTCAGGACAAAGTGACCCATGTCTCCCAGGATAAACCTACCCAGCATAACAACATTATAAAGGCTACCAGGCGACCATGTCTGTTTGCTCAGCATAAACCCATCCAGATAGTCAACACAATGTCACTCACCGGGGTGGTAGCCTCCAGGCCCCCAAGTCAGGTAACCAAGGATAAACCCATCCAGATAGTCAACACAATGTCACTCACCGGTAACCCCCAAGTCAGATAAACCCATCCAGATAGTCAACACAATGTCACTCACCGGGGTGGTAGCCTCCAGGCCCCCAAGTCAGGTAACCAAGGATAAACCCATCCAGCTTGCCAAA encodes the following:
- the LOC135552701 gene encoding uncharacterized protein LOC135552701; translated protein: MQCCVWGCKAQYRKGGGLGFFRFSTGENEIAQSQRKTWIKMVKIENPEPDLPSRLGGKLVLRMGNDWHPTTSSRICGRHFVLKKPNLHPDHPDFAPSLFLRPEDDALSPNTAQTEGKRNLQSYDRAVKKKKCLDLSEVGGADLRDSYADATEETEEQDLGTCVSCEVLRKSLNDLQSRHDALQVEAVNLRAERDFYKDSTSQSPLFVDTFTDRDNQMHTVREVPSMAKPNGMNQQCTGMVEEPCLMEVEGSCSVKVEELCPVKVEGDYDQVLIKEEEQQVQIELCSPLASQDKVTHVSQDKPTQHNNIIKATRRPCLFAQHKPIQIVNTMSLTGVVASRPPSQVTKDKPIQIVNTMSLTGNPQVEVDYDQMSIKEAEQQVQIEICSPLTSQDKVTNVSRRLPIHDPKDKTIQLAKAVVESHLMTNHLPGSQTTAKPLQKTPLNLKGIPALGLNKLDPDKLSAMRQFVTTKFRRLDMRQCGKDWVKCRRQITSMLRNIRKEDRETRGLSGNLFMREKELSLDFGRNQAGHAPILINGSTVETVNNFKFLGVHISEKVKCSNRMDTVVKKARQQLFNLRMLKKYVLSLRILTVFYMSTIESILSGYITVWYGNSTTADRKAFQRVIHVAEHWVLGISTIGYTLPALQDTYNTRCRRKAKNITSTPSHPSHALFSPLQSLRHGQYRSIMTRKSNSCLGNS